In Candidatus Hydrogenedentota bacterium, the following proteins share a genomic window:
- the rpmJ gene encoding 50S ribosomal protein L36 has protein sequence MKVLSSLKTAKTRHPGCKIVRRKGRVYVINKLAPRFKARQG, from the coding sequence ATGAAAGTGCTTAGTTCGCTGAAAACCGCCAAGACGCGCCATCCCGGATGCAAAATCGTCCGCCGCAAGGGCCGCGTTTACGTCATCAACAAGCTCGCCCCGCGCTTCAAGGCGCGCCAGGGCTGA